Proteins encoded by one window of Pseudostreptobacillus hongkongensis:
- the prfB gene encoding peptide chain release factor 2 (programmed frameshift), translating into MEEYELKKLIEDKKNDFLSIKSIFELEKLENSLKELELQTMDENFYKNNQKSQSVLKDIYIIKQRIQDIKDLVDSYDNMEIIYDFYKQSEVDLVELETETLIFVNKFNEFKKKELLSGKYDINSAILTINSGAGGTEACDWVSMLYRMYDRWAGNHKFKIEVLDILHGDEAGIKSITLSIKGDYAYGYLSCEKGVHRLVRISPFDSNARRHTSFAAVNVTPEIEDDVEVNLKKEDLRIDTYRSSGAGGQHVNTTDSAVRITHIPTGIVVTCQNERSQSKNLNSAMKVLRAKLFEIEMQNRENELKNLKGVESKIEWGSQIRSYVFQPYKLVKDHRTNYEEGNVDKVMDGDIDAFIDEYLKIKREMESDI; encoded by the exons ATGGAAGAATATGAATTAAAAAAATTAATAGAAGATAAAAAAAATGATTTTTTATCTATAAAG AGCATCTTTGAATTAGAAAAATTAGAAAATAGTTTAAAAGAATTAGAATTACAAACTATGGATGAAAATTTCTATAAAAACAATCAAAAATCACAAAGTGTATTAAAAGATATATATATAATTAAACAGAGGATACAAGATATAAAGGATTTAGTGGATTCTTATGATAACATGGAAATAATATATGATTTCTATAAACAATCAGAAGTGGACTTAGTAGAACTTGAAACAGAAACTTTGATATTTGTAAATAAGTTTAATGAATTTAAGAAAAAAGAACTCTTAAGTGGTAAGTATGATATAAATTCAGCAATACTTACAATAAATTCAGGAGCTGGAGGAACAGAAGCCTGTGATTGGGTATCTATGCTATATAGAATGTATGATAGATGGGCAGGTAATCATAAATTTAAAATAGAAGTTTTAGATATTTTACATGGTGATGAAGCCGGTATTAAAAGTATAACTTTATCTATTAAAGGTGATTATGCTTATGGATATTTAAGTTGTGAAAAAGGAGTTCATAGATTAGTTAGAATTTCTCCTTTTGATTCTAATGCTAGACGTCATACATCTTTTGCAGCAGTAAATGTAACACCTGAAATAGAAGATGATGTTGAAGTGAATTTAAAAAAGGAAGATTTAAGAATAGATACATATAGATCAAGTGGAGCAGGTGGACAACATGTTAATACTACAGATTCTGCAGTTAGAATAACTCATATTCCTACTGGTATTGTAGTTACTTGTCAAAATGAAAGATCACAAAGTAAGAATCTTAATTCGGCTATGAAAGTATTACGTGCAAAACTTTTTGAAATAGAAATGCAAAATAGAGAAAATGAACTTAAAAACTTAAAAGGAGTTGAATCTAAAATTGAATGGGGTTCACAAATAAGGTCATATGTATTCCAACCATATAAATTAGTAAAAGATCATAGAACTAATTATGAAGAAGGAAATGTAGATAAAGTTATGGATGGGGATATAGATGCATTTATAGATGAATATTTAAAAATTAAAAGGGAAATGGAAAGTGATATTTAA
- a CDS encoding AzlD domain-containing protein, producing the protein MRMWIIIILVGILTQLFRIAGEFIPLPRNKFMDKFLEAIPISVLVILFFPNIFISIGTSVYEVALSIFASIIIAYMTFKKVDLGKIMLSSIVIVIVLNLILTKIFS; encoded by the coding sequence ATGAGAATGTGGATAATAATTATACTTGTTGGGATATTAACACAACTTTTTAGAATAGCAGGAGAATTTATCCCTCTTCCACGTAATAAATTTATGGATAAGTTTTTAGAAGCTATACCTATTTCTGTACTTGTTATACTATTTTTTCCTAATATTTTCATATCCATAGGAACTAGTGTATATGAAGTAGCTCTTTCTATATTTGCATCTATAATTATTGCATATATGACATTTAAAAAGGTTGATTTAGGGAAGATTATGTTATCTAGTATAGTTATAGTAATAGTTCTTAACTTAATACTAACAAAAATATTTTCATAG